The Poecilia reticulata strain Guanapo linkage group LG13, Guppy_female_1.0+MT, whole genome shotgun sequence genome has a segment encoding these proteins:
- the akt2 gene encoding RAC-beta serine/threonine-protein kinase, protein MDEVTVVKEGWLHKRGEYIKTWRPRYFILKSDGSFIGYKDKPEVSSDLSLPPLNNFSVAECQLMKTERPKPNTFVIRCLQWTTVIERTFHVETNSEREEWMQVIQTVANSLKSQQQDEEPMEIKFGSPSDSTGAEEMEIAMCKSRSKVTMSDFDYLKLLGKGTFGKVILVKEKATGMYYAMKILRKEVIIAKDEVAHTVTESRVLQNTRHPFLTTLKYAFQTHDRLCFVMEYANGGELFFHLSRDRIFTEDRARFYGAEIVSALEYLHSRNVVYRDLKLENLMLDKDGHIKITDFGLCKEGITDGATMKTFCGTPEYLAPEVLEDNDYGRAVDWWGLGVVMYEMMCGRLPFYNQDHERLFELILMEEIRFPKTLAPEGKALLAGLLKKDPKQRLGGGPDDAKDVMTHKFFALINWQDVIEKKLIPPFKPQVTSETDTRYFDDEFTAQSITITPPDKYDSLDVEDSDQRTHFPQFSYSASIRE, encoded by the exons ATGGATGAAGTCACTGTTGTTAAAGAAGGATGGCTCCACAAGAGAG GTGAATACATCAAAACATGGCGACCTCGCTACTTCATCCTGAAGAGCGATGGATCCTTTATCGGATACAAAGACAAGCCGGAGGTGTCCAGTGACCTCAGCCTGCCGCCGCTCAACAACTTCTCCGTCGCAG AGTGCCAGCTGATGAAGACGGAGCGCCCCAAGCCCAACACATTTGTAATTCGATGTCTGCAGTGGACCACTGTTATAGAGCGGACTTTCCATGTGGAGACCAACAGCGAGAG GGAGGAATGGATGCAGGTGATCCAGACAGTAGCAAACAGCTTGAAGAGTCAGCAGCAGGACGAGGAGCCCATGGAGATAAAATTTGGCTCGCCCAGTGACAGCACCGGCGCAGAGGAGATGGAGATTGCTATGTGCAAATCCCGTTCAAAAGTG ACCATGAGTGACTTTGACTACCTGAAGCTGCTGGGCAAAGGGACGTTTGGAAAAGTGATCTTGGTTAAGGAGAAAGCTACGGGGATGTACTACGCCATGAAAATCCTTCGCAAAGAAGTCATCATTGCTAAA GATGAGGTGGCTCACACAGTTACAGAGAGCAGAGTTCTCCAAAACACACGGCATCCTTTTCTAACG ACACTAAAATATGCATTTCAAACACACGACCGGCTATGCTTTGTGATGGAGTATGCAAATGGAGGAGAA CTCTTCTTTCACTTATCCCGGGACAGGATATTCACAGAAGATAGAGCACGGTTCTATGGTGCAGAAATAGTATCAGCACTGGAGTATCTACACTCACGCAATGTCGTTTACAGGGACTTAAAG CTGGAGAACCTGATGTTGGACAAAGACGGCCACATAAAGATAACAGACTTTGGGCTGTGCAAGGAGGGAATTACAGACGGTGCCACCATGAAAACCTTTTGTGGAACTCCAGAGTACCTGGCGCCAGAG GTACTGGAGGACAACGACTATGGCCGCGCCGTGGACTGGTGGGGACTGGGAGTGGTGATGTATGAGATGATGTGTGGTCGGTTACCGTTCTACAACCAGGACCACGAGCGTCTGTTTGAGCTCATCCTCATGGAGGAGATCCGCTTCCCGAAGACCCTGGCGCCGGAGGGCAAGGCCCTGCTGGCAGGCCTGCTGAAAAAAGATCCCAAACAAAG GCTTGGAGGTGGACCAGACGATGCCAAAGATGTAATGACCCACAAGTTCTTTGCCTTGATAAACTGGCAGGACGtgattgaaaaaaaa CTTATCCCACCCTTCAAGCCCCAAGTAACATCAGAGACAGACACCCGTTACTTCGATGATGAGTTCACAGCACAATCTATTACAATAACTCCTCCAGACAAGT ATGACAGCTTAGATGTTGAGGATTCAGATCAGCGTACACACTTCCCTCAGTTCTCCTACTCTGCCAGCATACGGGAATGA
- the ccnp gene encoding cyclin-P isoform X3 — MARTGFCDSKAPLDLHKKADERRAPLRTWANACGPIDRRQPVEVEESRTAPVKMEPEHRWDRRPSTQTSEVIIMGFHEDSRTCKADGSVEDPVLLYPHDLQGLHNLHTLVPSLLRHEVEMALENLDLIWDRTYAWDMFLDMMRTQMQCSFPNPDLPGHFTDATRAILVEWIIQVHELLQFQEETLYLAMHLLNRSLRQLKVSVANLQLLGMVCLFLAAKKGESLLPEVSGLCSLMDHTYTKHQLLRMERKVLCALKFDLSFSPPLHFLLLFASVARCSAAVVWMARYLLELSLLEAQCVVFLPVQLAGAALCLARQVLQECPTPEGEAAWCLASSVHVGSEPTLLRIMHILASAAAKASSQETCATFIKYSSPKTLQVSRHPGLNNAAGLLSVCS, encoded by the exons ATGGCCAGGACCGGGTTCTGCGACTCCAAGGCCCCGTTGGACTTACACAAGAAG GCGGATGAGAGGAGAGCCCCACTAAGAACTTGGGCTAATGCCTGTGGGCCTATAGATCGCCGTCAGCCTGTAGAAGTGGAGGAGTCCAGAACTGCCCCAGTCAAAATGGAACCAGAGCACAGATGG GACAGGAGGCCGTCGACGCAAACCAGTGAAGTCATCATCATGGGTTTCCATGAGGATAGCAGGACATGCAAGGCTG ATGGTTCTGTGGAGGATCCAGTGCTCCTCTACCCACACGACCTGCAGGGGCTTCACAACCTACACACCCTGGTTCCCAGCTTACTGAGACACGAAGTTGAGATGGCACTTGAGAATCTGGACCTTATTTGGGATCGAACATATGCCTGGGACATGTTCTTGGACATGATG AGAACTCAAATGCAGTGCTCCTTTCCCAATCCTGATCTCCCTGGCCATTTCACTGATGCTACTCGAGCTATCCTAGTAGAGTGGATCATTCAGGTTCAT GAGCTGCTACAGTTCCAGGAAGAGACACTCTACCTAGCGATGCACCTCCTCAACCGCTCCCTGCGACAGCTGAAGGTGTCCGTAGCCAACCTTCAGCTCCTGGGCATGGTTTGCCTCTTTCTTGCTGCAAAGAAAGGGGAGAGCCTCCTTCCAGAG GTGTCTGGACTCTGCAGCTTGATGGACCACACCTACACAAAGCATCAGCTTCTGCGAATGGAACGCAAAGTTTTGTGTGCGCTCAAGTTTGATCTGTCCTTCAGTCCCCCGCTGcacttcctcctcctgtttGCCTCTGTCGCTCGCTGCAGTGCTGCG GTGGTGTGGATGGCTCGTTATCTACTAGAACTCTCTCTGCTGGAGGCCCAGTGTGTGGTGTTTCTGCCTGTACAGCTGGCTGGCGCAGCCCTCTGCTTGGCCCGCCAAGTTCTGCAGGAATGTCCGACGCCAGAGGGAGAGGCTGCATGGTGTCTGGCTTCCAGCGTCCATGTTGGCAG TGAGCCTACTCTGCTGAGGATCATGCATATTCTAGCTAGTGCTGCAGCCAAAGCCAGCTCCCAAGAGACCTGTGctacttttattaaatattcatccCCAAAGACATTGCAAGTCAGTAGACACCCTGGTCTGAATAATGCTGCAGGTCTGCTGAGTGTTTGCAGTTGA
- the ccnp gene encoding cyclin-P isoform X2, producing MARTGFCDSKAPLDLHKKADERRAPLRTWANACGPIDRRQPVEVEESRTAPVKMEPEHRWDRRPSTQTSEVIIMGFHEDSRTCKAADGSVEDPVLLYPHDLQGLHNLHTLVPSLLRHEVEMALENLDLIWDRTYAWDMFLDMMRTQMQCSFPNPDLPGHFTDATRAILVEWIIQVHELLQFQEETLYLAMHLLNRSLRQLKVSVANLQLLGMVCLFLAAKKGESLLPEVSGLCSLMDHTYTKHQLLRMERKVLCALKFDLSFSPPLHFLLLFASVARCSAAVVWMARYLLELSLLEAQCVVFLPVQLAGAALCLARQVLQECPTPEGEAAWCLASSVHVGSEPTLLRIMHILASAAAKASSQETCATFIKYSSPKTLQVSRHPGLNNAAGLLSVCS from the exons ATGGCCAGGACCGGGTTCTGCGACTCCAAGGCCCCGTTGGACTTACACAAGAAG GCGGATGAGAGGAGAGCCCCACTAAGAACTTGGGCTAATGCCTGTGGGCCTATAGATCGCCGTCAGCCTGTAGAAGTGGAGGAGTCCAGAACTGCCCCAGTCAAAATGGAACCAGAGCACAGATGG GACAGGAGGCCGTCGACGCAAACCAGTGAAGTCATCATCATGGGTTTCCATGAGGATAGCAGGACATGCAAGGCTG CAGATGGTTCTGTGGAGGATCCAGTGCTCCTCTACCCACACGACCTGCAGGGGCTTCACAACCTACACACCCTGGTTCCCAGCTTACTGAGACACGAAGTTGAGATGGCACTTGAGAATCTGGACCTTATTTGGGATCGAACATATGCCTGGGACATGTTCTTGGACATGATG AGAACTCAAATGCAGTGCTCCTTTCCCAATCCTGATCTCCCTGGCCATTTCACTGATGCTACTCGAGCTATCCTAGTAGAGTGGATCATTCAGGTTCAT GAGCTGCTACAGTTCCAGGAAGAGACACTCTACCTAGCGATGCACCTCCTCAACCGCTCCCTGCGACAGCTGAAGGTGTCCGTAGCCAACCTTCAGCTCCTGGGCATGGTTTGCCTCTTTCTTGCTGCAAAGAAAGGGGAGAGCCTCCTTCCAGAG GTGTCTGGACTCTGCAGCTTGATGGACCACACCTACACAAAGCATCAGCTTCTGCGAATGGAACGCAAAGTTTTGTGTGCGCTCAAGTTTGATCTGTCCTTCAGTCCCCCGCTGcacttcctcctcctgtttGCCTCTGTCGCTCGCTGCAGTGCTGCG GTGGTGTGGATGGCTCGTTATCTACTAGAACTCTCTCTGCTGGAGGCCCAGTGTGTGGTGTTTCTGCCTGTACAGCTGGCTGGCGCAGCCCTCTGCTTGGCCCGCCAAGTTCTGCAGGAATGTCCGACGCCAGAGGGAGAGGCTGCATGGTGTCTGGCTTCCAGCGTCCATGTTGGCAG TGAGCCTACTCTGCTGAGGATCATGCATATTCTAGCTAGTGCTGCAGCCAAAGCCAGCTCCCAAGAGACCTGTGctacttttattaaatattcatccCCAAAGACATTGCAAGTCAGTAGACACCCTGGTCTGAATAATGCTGCAGGTCTGCTGAGTGTTTGCAGTTGA
- the ccnp gene encoding cyclin-P isoform X1, with translation MRIAGHARLVVSSDGSVEDPVLLYPHDLQGLHNLHTLVPSLLRHEVEMALENLDLIWDRTYAWDMFLDMMRTQMQCSFPNPDLPGHFTDATRAILVEWIIQVHELLQFQEETLYLAMHLLNRSLRQLKVSVANLQLLGMVCLFLAAKKGESLLPEVSGLCSLMDHTYTKHQLLRMERKVLCALKFDLSFSPPLHFLLLFASVARCSAAVVWMARYLLELSLLEAQCVVFLPVQLAGAALCLARQVLQECPTPEGEAAWCLASSVHVGSEPTLLRIMHILASAAAKASSQETCATFIKYSSPKTLQVSRHPGLNNAAGLLSVCS, from the exons ATGAGGATAGCAGGACATGCAAGGCTGGTAGTGTCTTCAG ATGGTTCTGTGGAGGATCCAGTGCTCCTCTACCCACACGACCTGCAGGGGCTTCACAACCTACACACCCTGGTTCCCAGCTTACTGAGACACGAAGTTGAGATGGCACTTGAGAATCTGGACCTTATTTGGGATCGAACATATGCCTGGGACATGTTCTTGGACATGATG AGAACTCAAATGCAGTGCTCCTTTCCCAATCCTGATCTCCCTGGCCATTTCACTGATGCTACTCGAGCTATCCTAGTAGAGTGGATCATTCAGGTTCAT GAGCTGCTACAGTTCCAGGAAGAGACACTCTACCTAGCGATGCACCTCCTCAACCGCTCCCTGCGACAGCTGAAGGTGTCCGTAGCCAACCTTCAGCTCCTGGGCATGGTTTGCCTCTTTCTTGCTGCAAAGAAAGGGGAGAGCCTCCTTCCAGAG GTGTCTGGACTCTGCAGCTTGATGGACCACACCTACACAAAGCATCAGCTTCTGCGAATGGAACGCAAAGTTTTGTGTGCGCTCAAGTTTGATCTGTCCTTCAGTCCCCCGCTGcacttcctcctcctgtttGCCTCTGTCGCTCGCTGCAGTGCTGCG GTGGTGTGGATGGCTCGTTATCTACTAGAACTCTCTCTGCTGGAGGCCCAGTGTGTGGTGTTTCTGCCTGTACAGCTGGCTGGCGCAGCCCTCTGCTTGGCCCGCCAAGTTCTGCAGGAATGTCCGACGCCAGAGGGAGAGGCTGCATGGTGTCTGGCTTCCAGCGTCCATGTTGGCAG TGAGCCTACTCTGCTGAGGATCATGCATATTCTAGCTAGTGCTGCAGCCAAAGCCAGCTCCCAAGAGACCTGTGctacttttattaaatattcatccCCAAAGACATTGCAAGTCAGTAGACACCCTGGTCTGAATAATGCTGCAGGTCTGCTGAGTGTTTGCAGTTGA
- the ccnp gene encoding cyclin-P isoform X4, whose amino-acid sequence MRIAGHARLVVSSADGSVEDPVLLYPHDLQGLHNLHTLVPSLLRHEVEMALENLDLIWDRTYAWDMFLDMMRTQMQCSFPNPDLPGHFTDATRAILVEWIIQVHELLQFQEETLYLAMHLLNRSLRQLKVSVANLQLLGMVCLFLAAKKGESLLPEVSGLCSLMDHTYTKHQLLRMERKVLCALKFDLSFSPPLHFLLLFASVARCSAAVVWMARYLLELSLLEAQCVVFLPVQLAGAALCLARQVLQECPTPEGEAAWCLASSVHVGSEPTLLRIMHILASAAAKASSQETCATFIKYSSPKTLQVSRHPGLNNAAGLLSVCS is encoded by the exons ATGAGGATAGCAGGACATGCAAGGCTGGTAGTGTCTTCAG CAGATGGTTCTGTGGAGGATCCAGTGCTCCTCTACCCACACGACCTGCAGGGGCTTCACAACCTACACACCCTGGTTCCCAGCTTACTGAGACACGAAGTTGAGATGGCACTTGAGAATCTGGACCTTATTTGGGATCGAACATATGCCTGGGACATGTTCTTGGACATGATG AGAACTCAAATGCAGTGCTCCTTTCCCAATCCTGATCTCCCTGGCCATTTCACTGATGCTACTCGAGCTATCCTAGTAGAGTGGATCATTCAGGTTCAT GAGCTGCTACAGTTCCAGGAAGAGACACTCTACCTAGCGATGCACCTCCTCAACCGCTCCCTGCGACAGCTGAAGGTGTCCGTAGCCAACCTTCAGCTCCTGGGCATGGTTTGCCTCTTTCTTGCTGCAAAGAAAGGGGAGAGCCTCCTTCCAGAG GTGTCTGGACTCTGCAGCTTGATGGACCACACCTACACAAAGCATCAGCTTCTGCGAATGGAACGCAAAGTTTTGTGTGCGCTCAAGTTTGATCTGTCCTTCAGTCCCCCGCTGcacttcctcctcctgtttGCCTCTGTCGCTCGCTGCAGTGCTGCG GTGGTGTGGATGGCTCGTTATCTACTAGAACTCTCTCTGCTGGAGGCCCAGTGTGTGGTGTTTCTGCCTGTACAGCTGGCTGGCGCAGCCCTCTGCTTGGCCCGCCAAGTTCTGCAGGAATGTCCGACGCCAGAGGGAGAGGCTGCATGGTGTCTGGCTTCCAGCGTCCATGTTGGCAG TGAGCCTACTCTGCTGAGGATCATGCATATTCTAGCTAGTGCTGCAGCCAAAGCCAGCTCCCAAGAGACCTGTGctacttttattaaatattcatccCCAAAGACATTGCAAGTCAGTAGACACCCTGGTCTGAATAATGCTGCAGGTCTGCTGAGTGTTTGCAGTTGA
- the LOC103474792 gene encoding CLOCK-interacting pacemaker: MPKEQLCFRENGSCAPSSKNAKDKSNSNTLLTIRDPKHAVDSNRRGSSCSSEKDSGYSDGSDWQQTDIEDQRSTKSQLRLVEHAKSPQTGQFKVHGGRNAGNLAVMATKLVHQPIYIIKPATTLKRNQLHVNNSMRISNHAVSPHMISLDQPSFVPASTQLIKPFKSQTSRVTGNKIKNTYLPILNSYPRIAPHPTKKPPDKSLSNQESQYLSKRICTERKTEDKSVTTSPSEEHHHNQSTVSNSVLLSTLSSRNSLSSSTFTISPTNPGSQSISSLHAASSHHSDGGRQRKITSPHHRRFFNTVELLRQSGLLDITLRTKELLRQSNSTEQDISQLRQHTELLCQAVSNPAHSLNGVTAWERVCQAMTESGSYPNLNMARKSQKPLHPDPISQPQGISLGSIKILQAAEGSCLSNTSSEQSQVNQDEKVEIRERSPGVVTMMSPDSSTG, translated from the exons ATGCCGAAAGAGCAGCTTTGTTTCAGGGAAAACGGTTCCTGTGCACCATCAAGCAAGAATGCGAAAGATAAGAGCAACAGCAATACCTTGCTGACAATACGTGACCCGAAGCATGCAGTTGATTCTAACAGAAGaggctccagctgcagctcagaaaaAGACTCCGGGTATTCTG ACGGTTCCGACTGGCAGCAGACGGACATTGAGGACCAGAGGAGCACCAAAAGCCAGCTGAGATTGGTAGAACATGCAAAGTCTCCACAAACTGGTCAATTTAAAGTACATGGTGGCAGAAATGCAGGAAATCTTGCTGTAATGGCAACCAAACTGGTTCACCAACCCATCTACATCATCAAG CCAGCCACAACCCTGAAAAGAAATCAGTTGCATGTAAATAACAGCATGAGGATAAGCAACCATGCTGTTTCTCCACATATGATCAGCCTGGATCAGCCAAGCTTTGTGCCAGCATCAACTCAGCTCATCAAGCCTTTCAAGTCCCAAACTTCGAGAGtcacaggaaataaaataaaaaacacctaCCTTCCTATTCTTAACTCTTACCCTCGCATAGCGCCACATCCTACCAAGAAACCACCTGACAAGTCTTTATCAAACCAGGAATCCCAATATTTGAGCAAGAGGATATGCACTGAACGCAAGACTGAAGACAAGTCGGTAACTACAAGTCCGTCGGAGGAACATCATCACAACCAATCGACAGTTTCAAACTCTGTCCTGTTGAGTACCTTGTCAAGCAGAAACAGTTTGTCCTCCTCCACCTTCACCATTTCGCCCACAAACCCAGGATCTCAATCCATCTCTAGTCTGCACGCCGCGTCCTCTCATCACTCAGACGGAGGACGTCAGAGGAAAATCACTAGTCCTCACCATCGGCGATTCTTCAACACGGTAGAACTTCTCAGACAGTCAGGTCTGTTGGACATTACCTTGCGTACAAAGGAGCTCCTTCGCCAGAGCAACAGCACTGAGCAGGACATTTCCCAGCTGCGTCAACACACAGAGCTGCTCTGCCAGGCTGTCAGCAACCCAGCCCACAGCCTTAACGGTGTCACAGCCTGGGAACGTGTGTGTCAGGCCATGACGGAGTCTGGTAGCTATCCCAACCTCAACATGGCACGCAAATCTCAGAAGCCATTACATCCAGATCCAATCAGTCAACCACAAGGTATTTCTTTAGGTAGCATAAAAATACTGCAAGCTGCTGAAGGCTCATGCCTTTCTAACACAAGCTCAGAGCAATCTCAGGTAAACCAAGACGAGAAAGTTGAGATCAGAGAAAGATCTCCAGGCGTTGTGACCATGATGTCTCCTGACAGTTCTACTGGTTAG
- the LOC103474794 gene encoding sodium- and chloride-dependent GABA transporter 2-like codes for MLNEQCAQKELPPEVEERGHWGSKVEFLLAVAGNVVGFGNVWRFPYLCYKNGGGAFLVPYLVFVVTCGVPLFLLETTMGQYTQEGGITCWRKLCPLAEGIGFGGQLILFYSCMTYIIILSWALLYFVFSFSSQLPWASCNNYWNTEDCVDFSTNSTFQWANRTNSTSAATEFWERRVLAISGGIEEVGSIRWEVLLCLIVMWIICYFCIWKGVKSTGKVVYFTASFPYVMLVILLIRGLTLPGALEGVIFYLLPEPSRLTDPQVWMEAGAQIFFSYSVGVGSLTVLGSYNKYNNNCYRDCLWLCFLNSGTSVVAGFAVFSVLGFMANQQGIPIAEVAESGPGLAFIAYPQAAAMMPLPQLWSICFFVMLILLGLDTQFVAMEVVMTSIIDMFPRIMRRAGRREIFLLLFCLICFFSQLVMITEGGMFLFQLFDYYACNGGCILFLCVFETLSMGWVFGADRLYGIIEDMTGVKANPFFKICWLYLTPLVSLGSFICSLVEYQPLTFNRWYVYPSWAYVLGWVLALSSILLVPGWALYKMMTASGTPRQRLQFLCQPALSDSPTQIRGAELQNKDVGLMQPFMAN; via the exons ATGTTGAATGAACAATGTGCCCAGAAAGAGCTTCCACCGGAGGTGGAGGAGAGAGGACACTGGGGGAGCAAGGTGGAGTTTCTCCTGGCCGTGGCTGGAAATGTTGTTGGCTTCGGCAACGTCTGGAGGTTTCCTTACCTCTGCTACAAAAACGGAGGGG gTGCATTCTTGGTGCCATATCTGGTTTTTGTGGTGACCTGTGGTGTACCTCTGTTCCTGCTGGAAACAACCATGGGCCAGTACACCCAGGAGGGGGGCATCACCTGCTGGAGGAAGCTGTGTCCGCTAGCAGAAG GTATAGGCTTTGGAGGGCAGCTGATCCTCTTCTACAGCTGCATGACGTACATCATTATTCTGTCCTGGGCTTTGCTCTATTTCGTCTTCTCCTTCAGCTCCCAGCTCCCCTGGGCCAGTTGCAACAACTACTGGAACACAG AGGACTGTGTGGACTTTTCAACAAACAGCACCTTCCAGTGGGCCAACAGGACTAATTCCACCTCAGCGGCCACAGAATTCTGGGA acGCCGTGTCCTGGCTATCTCAGGGGGAATTGAGGAGGTGGGCAGCATCAGGTGGGAGGTGCTGTTGTGCTTGATTGTAATGTGGATCATCTGCTACTTCTGCATCTGGAAAGGAGTCAAGTCCACAGGAAAG GTGGTGTACTTCACTGCCTCCTTCCCGTATGTCATGTTGGTAATCCTTTTGATTCGAGGACTGACTCTTCCCGGCGCTCTTGAAGGAGTAATTTTTTACCTTCTTCCTGAACCGTCACGACTCACCGATCCTCAG GTGTGGATGGAGGCCGGCGCGCAGATCTTCTTCTCCTACAGTGTTGGGGTCGGCTCTCTAACCGTACTGGGCAGCTACAACAAATACAATAACAACTGCTACAG GGACTGCCTGTGGCTGTGTTTCCTGAACAGTGGCACCAGTGTTGTAGCTGGGTTCGCCGTGTTCTCAGTGCTGGGTTTCATGGCTAATCAGCAAGGCATCCCCATTGCAGAGGTGGCTGAGTCAG GTCCAGGCCTGGCATTCATCGCATACCCTCAGGCGGCGGCCATGATGCCTCTGCCCCAGCTCTGGTCCATCTGTTTCTTCGTCATGCTCATCCTCTTGGGTCTGGACACACAA TTTGTCGCCATGGAGGTGGTGATGACGTCCATCATTGACATGTTTCCCAGAATTATGCGACGGGCAGGACGCCGGGAgatcttcctcctgctcttctgTCTGATTTGCTTCTTCTCTCAACTTGTCATGATCACCGAA GGAGGGATGTTTCTGTTCCAGCTGTTTGACTACTATGCATGTAATGGAGGCTgcatcctcttcctctgtgtgtttgaaACTCTGTCAATGGGCTGGGTGTTTG gGGCAGATCGGTTGTATGGCATCATAGAGGATATGACGGGGGTGAAGGCCAATCCTTTCTTCAAAATCTGCTGGCTTTACCTCACACCACTGGTCTCACTG GGATCTTTCATATGTTCCTTAGTCGAGTATCAGCCTCTGACCTTTAATCGGTGGTACGTCTACCCCTCCTGGGCTTATGTGTTGGGCTGGGTGCTGGCCCTCTCCTCCATCCTGCTTGTGCCTGGGTGGGCACTTTATAAGATGATGACTGCAAGCGGCACACCTAGGCAG CGCCTCCAGTTCTTGTGCCAGCCTGCTCTAAGTGACTCACCAACTCAAATAAGAGGAGCTGAGCTGCAAAACAAGGATGTTGGCCTGATGCAGCCATTCATGGCCAACTGA